ACTAAAAGGTCAATGTTTTGATACCCTTCAATCTTTACCATTTTAGCCAGTATTGGAAGGATGTAAATGATCCATATTGGTCTTTACCATTTTAGCCAGtattcaaaagtattttaaaacGTAAAAATTCGTGAAAGCGAAGAACGAGAGTCGAAGTACAGAGCGGAGATTGAAAGCGTGAGCACAACTGAgattagagcatgtacatcaatgaaaatgtaaaaatgctGGTCAACAgtgcatttttttcattttacctactcacatcTCTTTCAATACTACatcaatactatctattttacatgacaccaattaaaaaatatatttttgcactCATTTTCTATTATCTTTATTGtttaaagagaggagaaagaagggaggagaaagagaaagaaacaataaaaaaagaaaggagtatgAATAGTGCATAGATAAAAATAGGTAAAAATAGAGTACAACTGTTCATAAATTCATTTTAGCTTCTCTTTTACTTCATCTAGTGCAAActatttttctatatttctcttagataaaataaaaaaaaatgcatttaagCTCATTTAGTGTACTTGTTCTTtcagggcctgtttggatggagtGAAAACATGAGGCAAAAATAAGAGGGGGTGAATGGAATGGGGCTCACTGTTAAGCCGGTGTTTGGGAACGAAAATTAGAGGGGTCTTAGTTTTCACCCCTTCATCTCTTTCACCAATTTCAGAGATTCTCGGGTATAATTTTTGGGCACCCCTTGACCTCTCCAAATTTAATCCGGCTTTAGAGGGAGGAATTTGGACGGAATCACTATTGCTTATGCCCTTTCTCCAACCCGAaaaactctttatttagtttcaagactctcttatgGTGCTCATTAAAATGTCTTAGAacaaaaaatccattatgaccatttaagataaaatgatcagaaaaataagatcttcgtaccggttcaaacggattgaaaattggaacacttatttttttacaccatttatatattaaaaaatatagttaaaaaattaagtgttccaattttcaatccgtttgagaCGGTgcgaaaatcatatttttttaatcatttatcttaaatggtcataatggatttttgcctctaaagcctttcaacgagcacccgaaaatTCCTCATTTAGTTTCAGAGCTCTCTTAagatgctcattgaaaggccttagaaccaaaaattcataatggccatctaagataaaattatcagaaaaataagatattcgcactggttcaaacggattgaaaatcgaaacacttaattttttaactatattttttaatatataaatggtgtaaaaacgttttttattataaattttttagaatagacattttttaatattgaaagttgaatttatatacttattttaatacgtaatcaaatttaacactgCATATGGACAAAATAGTTATTTGACAGCTTTTCCCACCATCCACCATTCTTATCCTCCATTCtataaaccatccaaacaaTATCAAATTTTATCCTCCTATTTAATATTCTATCCAAACTACATATTATTTTATCCTCCCTCCATAAACTATCAAAATTAATATCccattcatattttttaccccAATTTTTTTACCAGCATTCAAGCGGGCCCTTAGTACACATATTCTATAGCTTCTCTCCCCTGCGGATGGtctaaacaaaacaagacaaaaaCCCTGGTGCCATCTTCCCGCTCAATTTCAAAGAAACCCCCTTTCCCGTCTCCCTGCCTagggttcctctctctctccatttatcCCTTTTGACTCTGATTCGATGAGCACTCCAATGGAGATCTCTCTGCAGAACCCCACCACCGGCGGCGACATTTCGGAGCATAACGGCGGCAACGCCTCCGAGCAAAACGGCGCCGTCACGGAGGCGGCAGTTCCCTCTCCTATTTTCAGCGAAGACAAATTTCTCGTCTCAGGTCACACACAATACGACCCCTCAGTTTTTACTCTTTTGTCGAATCATCTCATGATGCTTTGAAGGTTGAACTTTTTGAcatatttttgaatttcaatTGCAGTTGAAGTTTGCTTAAAGCCCTCTAGCACAGCTCGAATTGAAGATGTTCGCTCATCTGTTGAGAGGTACGGAATACTTACATATATGTGCAGCAGTGGCGGATTCTGAAAAATTGACGTAGGGGGCACTTTTCAATTATAATCTCGAAAAAAATTTTTACAGGTAGAGCACAACCAAATGCTCAGTATTACCAAATTTAAACATTTTTCACTatgcataaaaaaatttagtgcactcttttacaaaaaattggaaatgcGATCACGGAAACTAGAACATTCTACACACGAAAGTATAATTTTTGAAGattgtagtggggtgaattctaatgtaatttttcttaAGGGACTAGTTGAAAATCCAGGGGTACGCGGGACTCCCTGGTCCCTTCAGGGATCTGCCCCTGTTAATGTCACTTTGAGTTGATGATTATAGTCAGTATTGGATTGTCCCATGGGTTGGTTCTGGGATTATTGCATTGATTTCTGACACATTAGGTACTTGATGAAGAGTTCTGACAAATAGGATTTATTGCTGTGTAGAATGCTTGAAAATCGGAGTTTAAGTTATGTGGACGGTCCAGTACCAGTCCCTCTGGACGATTCATTCCTCGTGGAGAATGTACAAAGAATCTGCATTTGTGACACGGGTATGCAATTACTCTCCATAAAACTACAGTTTTTCTTTCATATGTTATTGATTTTCCGTGGTTTGATTCTTCATTGTTGCTCCTCTTTGTTTGACAAGTCTTAATTGTTGCTCATTGTAGATGAATGGGTGGAGAACCATGATATTCTTCTGTTTTGGCAAGTCAAACCTGTTGTACATGTCTTTCAGGTGGTTTTCTTTTTCCGTTGGTGCACCCTTGAGTGTAATCATATGATGTATGAGTCATTATTATATGCACTATGTTTTTTAATAGCATTAATTGAGAAAACTTGTTATAGTGGATTTGGAAATAAAAGGAATTTTTTAATCAGATGTGGTAGAAAGGAATCAGCTTTCTAGGTTCtcaaaatgatgaaaatttCCATCTACTTTGGTGGATGTTGACCATTTTCAGTCATGGATCCTTTCAGAATGGTGGATCTCCGCTAACTTGCTTAAAGGAAAACTGTAGCATGCCGAATTAGACTTTAAGGGCATGTTTGTTTGCTGGATAAAAGAGGTGGGATTCAATTTGTTGTCTATCGGACCCGTTTATACCACATTTTGTCGAACAGTTTGATAATGAGATAGTGTGGCACCATGAAGGTAGGATAGCTTGAGAATTACATGTACTCTCCTATTTCTCCCACTGTACCAATGTCCAACTGATTTGACATCGGTGTGTCAGTGGTGTTTGTCTGAAGCACTTACCAGAATCTAGGATTTAAGTTTAGAAAGGACTTAACACTTGCCCCTGCAACCTGCACCCACACCAGCTCTTGATATGTGTGGCCAAGTTCATTTAACATGTGATAACTAAGTTGAATGGAGGAGGTGGGAGAGAAGAAAATTCTACTGACAGAATTACCAAGCTTACGATGATTGCAGTCCAATCCAGTCCAAAGGAACATAGAACAGGATACTACATATTATCCTTCGTCATATTTCGATCCATGTGCCAATGATTAGTGGCTAGAGTATTTGACTTTGTAAACTAAAACAATTAGGTATTGATAAGGTGCTTGGTTTTCCTGAAATGTAGCAGTTGTATGAGCTTTCTGTGCAAGTTTTTTGCTACATTTTAGGTTAAGTCCTAATTGATTGTTTCCATCTCAGCTTAGCGAGGAAGGACCATGTGAAGAACTTAGTGAAGATGGACAACATTCTACCTTTAATGAATGGATTCTTCCTGCAAAAGAATTCGACGGAATGTGGGACAGGTTTGCTTTGCATTTACTCTTTATCTTCCCATAGGAACGGAGCAGTTTAGAAGCTTGATTCGTCCCGTTTTCTTTTTGCAGCCTGATATACGAATCTGGTCTCAAGCAGAGGTTGTTGCGGTACGCAGCAAGTGCTTTGCTCTTTAGTGAAAAAGGTGTTGATCCTTTTCTTATATCATGGAACCGGTGAGGAACTTTCTGCTGATTCGATGAGTATTTGCAAACTAGATATCCTTTGCTGTTAAAGGACATGTTCTGCAGAAGTAAGGGTTAAAGATCTATGGTTCAGTTGCTAGAATTTTCTGTTCCTTCTCGTTCATATTTTTCCTGTTCCCTCTGTATTTGGCTTTGGGAACTTCCATGCTAGGTTCTGATAAAATTTTTGGTCATCAACTCGTTATTGTGATTAATCTCGGTAAC
This DNA window, taken from Rhododendron vialii isolate Sample 1 chromosome 8a, ASM3025357v1, encodes the following:
- the LOC131335906 gene encoding pachytene checkpoint protein 2 homolog isoform X2; the protein is MSTPMEISLQNPTTGGDISEHNGGNASEQNGAVTEAAVPSPIFSEDKFLVSVEVCLKPSSTARIEDVRSSVERMLENRSLSYVDGPVPVPLDDSFLVENVQRICICDTDEWVENHDILLFWQVKPVVHVFQLSEEGPCEELSEDGQHSTFNEWILPAKEFDGMWDSLIYESGLKQRLLRYAASALLFSEKGVDPFLISWNRIILLHGPPGTGKTSLCKALAQKLSIRFSSRYPQCQLVEVNAHSLFSKWFSESGKLVAKLFQKIQEMVEEENNLVFVLIDEVESLAAARKAALSGSEPSDSIRVVNALLTQMDKLKSSPNVIILTTSNITAAIDIAFVDRADIKAYVGPPTLQARYEILRSCLQELLRTGILSNSQIV